The genomic region ACGTGCACGAAGGATCCGCGCGCGACGAGCCGGGAGGCCGGGCCGTAGAGGGCGTAGGCGAGGCGGCCGCGCGCGATGTCGCTGTGGATGGCCCGCGGGGCGAGCGCGGCCGAGTCGGCGAGGAGGGCGTCGAAGGCGGCGGCGTCGAGGTGGTGCAGCACGTGGTTGCTCGTCACGAGGTCGAACCGGCGGCCATCGGCCGCGAGCTCGGCGCTCGACGCGGCGAGGAACTCGACGTCGGGGTCCCGCGGCCGGCCGCGCGCGAAGGCGGCGGCCCGCGGATCCGGGTCGATGCCGGTGACGCGCAGCCGCAGCCCGTCGCGGCGCGCCCACCGCGCGAGGGAGAGCGGCACGTCGCCGCCGCCCGAGCCGATGTCGAGGAGCGTCGTCTCCCGATCGGCGGACAGCAACGGGCGGATGCGGGACCGGAAGACCCCGCGCCAGCCGGCGACCGCCCGGTTGACGATCCCGAACCGCGCGTAGGTGCGGTCGAGCGCCACGGGGTCGCAGTCCGGGTCGTCCATGAGCTCGGTGAGCTCCGTGTCGCGCCGGGACAGGTCCATCAGGTGGTCCGGCGGGTCATGAGCGCCGTCTCCACCGTGAGGCCGGGACCGAACGCCATGGCGCACACGCGTCCCGCTCCGGGCCCGGACGCCGGGATCGGCGCGGGCTCCGCGACGTCGGGGCGGCCGGGCACGTCAGCCCGCGGCGTCCCGTGCAGGATCCGCCGGAGCACGAACAGCACCGTCGCGCTCGACATGTTGCCCACCTCCGCGAGCGTCGACCGCGAGGCCTCCAGCTGCGCGGGCGCGAGCGCCAGCCGGTCCTCGACCCGGTCGAGGATGCTGCGTCCGCCGGGGTGGATCGCCCAGCCCGCGATCTCCGCCGGCGCGACGCCCTGGAGCGCGGGCACCTGCGCCCAGAGCGGTGCCAGCGCGCCCGTGATGTGCTCGTCGATGATCTTCGGCACGTAGCTCGACAGGATCATGTCGAAGCCCTGGTCCCCGATGGTCCACGCCATGTCGTCCTCGCCCACGGGAGTGAGCACGGTCTCGAACGCCTCGAGGTCGAGCACGGTGGATCCGGCGGGCGCGGGCCGCGCGGTGACGACGGCGGCCGCCGCCCCGTCGCCGAAGACCGACGAGGCGACGATCGTGTCCGCGTCGTTCGACGAGTGCAGGTGCAGCGAGCAGAGCTCCACGCACACGACGAGGACGACGGCGTCGGGGTCGGCGGCGCAGAACTGCGCGGCCATGCGGAGCGCCGGGAAGGCGCCGTAGCAGCCCATGAAGCCGAGGTGGAAGCGCTGGGTGGAGGCGCTGAGGCCGAGGCCGCGGACGACCTGGTAGTCGGGGCCGGGCGCGTAGAAGCCCGTGCAGGAGACCGTGACGACGTGCGTGACGTCGGCCGCCTCGATCCCGGCTGCCTCGTCGACCGCCTGGCGCGCCGCCCCGAGCAGCAGGGCGGGGGCCTCGCGGATGTACGTGTCGTTGCGCGCGCCGGTGCCGGGGGTGAGGATCCGCCCGCTGGCCCGGTCGTAGAAGACGGGCTCGCCGTCGACCTCGGCGGGTGCGTCGGCTCCCGCCATGCCCGGCGCGGTGCCGAGCTCGCCGATCACCGTGTGGCGCGTGCGGATCCCCGACGCGTTGAAGGCCGCCGACACGAGCCGGGTGCCGAGCCGCCCGAGCTCGGGCTGGCTGCCGAAGAGGTCGCGCACGCCGTCCTGCGCGAGGACCGTCGGCGGCAGGGCCGTGGCGATCGACCGGATGGAGGCGATCAGCGTCGGCCGCCGGAGACGACGGCGGCGCCGACCGCGAGCACGACGGCGACGGCACCCGCGCCGATCGACGCGGCGACGGCCGGGTCCTTCTTCGTGAACGCACGCGTGCGGCGCGCGACGTCCCGGCCGGTCGTGCGGACGCGGGAGGTGACGTCGTCGCGGATGGCGCGGGCGTCGGCCTTCAGCTCGGAGGCCCGGGCGCGGGCGTCGGCCTTCAGCTCGGAGGCGCGGGCCGGCACGTCGAGCGCCGTCTCGAGATCCCGGACGGTGCGCGCGAGCTCGTCACGGCCGGCCTGGATGTCGCGCTTCAGCTCCTCGGGGCTGCGCTTGGGGGCGGGCGGGATGTTCGCGCCCTCGCCGTGCGGCGCCGACTCGGCGACCGCCTTGTGCTTGCGGACCTCGCGGGCGACCGTGGTCACGGCGCCGATGACGCTCACCTCGCCGGTCGGGGACTTCTTCTTGGCCATGCGCGGGCTCCTGCCATCGGGGACGTACATTCGGTGGATCCATCATGCTCCGTCGTACCCGGGCCGGGCACCGACGGACGACGCGAGGGGCCGGCGCTGATGCGTCGCCCCCTCGCGGGTGCCGGGCGTCGCCGCCCTGCCGGCGCCTCCTAGAAGAGGGCCTTCTCCTTCAGCCAGTCGGCGGCGATCGCCTTCGGCTCGGCCTTCTCGTCGCCCTGGTTGCGGCGGTTCATCTCGGTGAGGTCCTCGGTGGTGATCGCGGCGGACACCTTGTCGAGGATCGCCGTGACGTCGGGGTTCATCTTCGCGGTGTTCACGAGCGGCACGACGTTCTGGGCCTTGATGAGGTTCTCCGGGTCCTCGAGCGTGACGAAGTCGTTGTCGAGGATCGACGGCGTGGTCGTGTAGATGTTCGCCATGTCGACCTGGCCGTCGAGGAGGGCCTTGACGGTGTTGGGGCCGCCCTGGTCCTCGATGTTCACGAGGCTCGCATCGATGCCGTAGACGTCGGTGAGACCGGGGATCCCGTACGGACGCTCACCCAGGACCGCGCCGCCGCCGACGCGGACGGTCTTGCCCCGGAGGTCGGAGAGGGTCGTGACGCCGTTCGCCTCCGAGTACTCCTTCGTGACGTTGTAGGAGTCCTTGTCCTCGGCCGGCGACTGGTCGAGCACCTCGAAGCCGTCCGGCAGCGCTCCGGGGAGGGCGGTGTAGACGTCGTCGCTCGACGTCTCCGTGGAGTCGGGCTCGTAGGCGGAGAGCAGGTTGCCCGTGTACTCGGGGATGAGGTCGACGGACCCCTCCTTGAGGGCCTTGAGGTAGACCTCGCGCTCACCGATCTGCAGGTTGCGCGTGACCTTCACGTCGTTGGCCTCGAGGGCCTGCGCGTAGACCTCGGCGAGGATGACGTTCTCGCCGAAGGCGGCCGAGCCGACGGAGATGGTGTCGGTGGGCGCCGCGGAGGCGGATCCGCCGGAGGTGTCGAGGGGATCGCCGGAGGCGCAGCCGGCGAGGGCCATCGCGGTGCCCAGGGCGACGGTGCTGACGAGGAGCCGGCGGGTGATGCTGTGGGTCATGTGCTGTGTTCCTTTCAGGGAGTGGTGCTGACCGCGGACCTCGACGAGGTGCGCGGTGAGTCGGGGGTGTGTCCGGAGGCGGCGACGACGCCGCGGGGGACGACGGCGCGCTGGACGATCGCGAAGAACGCGTCGACGACCAGGGCGAGGGCGGTGACGAGCAAGGCGGAGGCGAGCAGCAGCGGGTAGTTGCTCGTCGTGAGCCCGGTGAAGATGTCACGGCCGAGGCCGCCGAGCCCGAGGTACGCGCCGAGGGTCACCGTGCTGATGACCTGGAGGATCGCGGCCCGGAAGCCGCTGATCATGAGCGGCAGGGCCAGCGGGATCTCCACGCGGCCGAGGATCTGCCACTCGGTCATGCCCACCGCGCGCGCCGCGTCGATCGCGGCGCGGTCCACGGCCTGCACGCCGGAGTAGACCCCGGCCAGCAGCGGGGGGATGCCGAGCAGCGAGAAGGTGAGGATCGGCCCGGTCAGCCCGATGCCGAAGAGGAGGCCGAGCAGGACCAGGACGCCGAGCGTCGGCAGCGCGCGGAGCCCACCGGAGAAGGCGACGGCGACGGTGCGCCCGCGCCCCGTGTGACCGATGTACAGGCCTGCGGGGATCGCGATCAGCGCGGCGACGCCCATCGCGAGGGCGGTGTAGCCCAGGTGCTCGACGAGCCTGGTGCCATAGCCCGTGGCACCGCCCCATCGGGAGCCGTCGAGGAGGAGACCGAAGGCCTCGGCGAAGAGGTTCACGAGGCGCTCGCATCCGTGACGAGGGAGGCGCGGCGGGCCGCGCGGGTGCGGGCGCGGAGCGACGGCTGGGCGGACCAGGGCATGAGCAGCCTGCCGGCGACCAGGAGGATGAGGTCGAACACCAGGGCGATCACGACGATGCCGACGATGCCCGTGATGATCTCGGTGTAGAACTGGCGTCGGTAGCCGGTGAGGATCATGGTCCCCAGGCTCTGGATCCCGGACAGCGACCCGACGGTGACCATGCTGACCGTGCTGACGGAGACCACGCGGAGCCCGGCGAGCAGCACGGGTCCGGCCAGCGGCAGCTCGACCCGCCAGAATCGGGCCCACCCCGCGTAGCCCATCGCCGTGGCGGACTGCTTCACGTCCTGCGACACCGAGGCCAGCGCGTCCGACGTGATCCGGATCATGAGCGCGACCGCGTAGACGGTCAGTGCGACGACGATGTTCAACGGGTCGAGGATGTTCGTGCCGAGGATGGCCGGCATCGCCAGCAGGAGCGCGATCGAGGGGATCGTGTAGAGCGCGCCGCCGAGGGTGAGCAGGGCGCCGCGCGAACGCCGGTACCGGTTGGCGAGCCAGCCG from Clavibacter michiganensis subsp. insidiosus harbors:
- a CDS encoding class I SAM-dependent methyltransferase, translating into MDLSRRDTELTELMDDPDCDPVALDRTYARFGIVNRAVAGWRGVFRSRIRPLLSADRETTLLDIGSGGGDVPLSLARWARRDGLRLRVTGIDPDPRAAAFARGRPRDPDVEFLAASSAELAADGRRFDLVTSNHVLHHLDAAAFDALLADSAALAPRAIHSDIARGRLAYALYGPASRLVARGSFVHVDGLRSIRRSWTPVELALRVPAGWRVEGAVPFRVLVVRDPAAGGAGPADRTGR
- a CDS encoding type III polyketide synthase; its protein translation is MIASIRSIATALPPTVLAQDGVRDLFGSQPELGRLGTRLVSAAFNASGIRTRHTVIGELGTAPGMAGADAPAEVDGEPVFYDRASGRILTPGTGARNDTYIREAPALLLGAARQAVDEAAGIEAADVTHVVTVSCTGFYAPGPDYQVVRGLGLSASTQRFHLGFMGCYGAFPALRMAAQFCAADPDAVVLVVCVELCSLHLHSSNDADTIVASSVFGDGAAAAVVTARPAPAGSTVLDLEAFETVLTPVGEDDMAWTIGDQGFDMILSSYVPKIIDEHITGALAPLWAQVPALQGVAPAEIAGWAIHPGGRSILDRVEDRLALAPAQLEASRSTLAEVGNMSSATVLFVLRRILHGTPRADVPGRPDVAEPAPIPASGPGAGRVCAMAFGPGLTVETALMTRRTT
- a CDS encoding DUF3618 domain-containing protein, producing the protein MAKKKSPTGEVSVIGAVTTVAREVRKHKAVAESAPHGEGANIPPAPKRSPEELKRDIQAGRDELARTVRDLETALDVPARASELKADARARASELKADARAIRDDVTSRVRTTGRDVARRTRAFTKKDPAVAASIGAGAVAVVLAVGAAVVSGGRR
- a CDS encoding ABC transporter substrate-binding protein — its product is MTHSITRRLLVSTVALGTAMALAGCASGDPLDTSGGSASAAPTDTISVGSAAFGENVILAEVYAQALEANDVKVTRNLQIGEREVYLKALKEGSVDLIPEYTGNLLSAYEPDSTETSSDDVYTALPGALPDGFEVLDQSPAEDKDSYNVTKEYSEANGVTTLSDLRGKTVRVGGGAVLGERPYGIPGLTDVYGIDASLVNIEDQGGPNTVKALLDGQVDMANIYTTTPSILDNDFVTLEDPENLIKAQNVVPLVNTAKMNPDVTAILDKVSAAITTEDLTEMNRRNQGDEKAEPKAIAADWLKEKALF
- a CDS encoding ABC transporter permease → MNLFAEAFGLLLDGSRWGGATGYGTRLVEHLGYTALAMGVAALIAIPAGLYIGHTGRGRTVAVAFSGGLRALPTLGVLVLLGLLFGIGLTGPILTFSLLGIPPLLAGVYSGVQAVDRAAIDAARAVGMTEWQILGRVEIPLALPLMISGFRAAILQVISTVTLGAYLGLGGLGRDIFTGLTTSNYPLLLASALLVTALALVVDAFFAIVQRAVVPRGVVAASGHTPDSPRTSSRSAVSTTP
- a CDS encoding ABC transporter permease; this translates as MNWVIANIQTVLDLTVAHVTLSVVPVLLGLVISLPLGWLANRYRRSRGALLTLGGALYTIPSIALLLAMPAILGTNILDPLNIVVALTVYAVALMIRITSDALASVSQDVKQSATAMGYAGWARFWRVELPLAGPVLLAGLRVVSVSTVSMVTVGSLSGIQSLGTMILTGYRRQFYTEIITGIVGIVVIALVFDLILLVAGRLLMPWSAQPSLRARTRAARRASLVTDASAS